TAAAATTATCACCTATTGGCATCCAAGCTATCATGAATCTGATGACCTCTCTTTAAATGATTTAAAACAGATTCCTACACAAACTCCGATTTTCATCGGTCATTTATATCATGATGCATTAGTTTCTGATGAATTAATAAAGCAGATGGTAACAACATTACGCGACTCAGGCCACGCTGTATATCTATTGGTTATTGATGATCATACTAAATCGCATAGCCGTCTGTATCAGACAGAACCTTTTGTAAAAGCGGTTAATGCCTTCTTTAAGAAATATAACTTGCCACACGATGCGATTTTGGCTCATGAGGGGCGTTTCTTACTTGCCAATGCAACGTATAATACAAAAAATATTGATAATTGGTCAAAAGACCGATTTCCATACGTATATAAAAATAGGTAATTACAAAAAACTATTATTATTTTTACAACTCATTAAAAAAAGGCTCTAGATAAAAAATCTAGAACCTTTTTTTTAATGTACTTATTCTTAGTTCAATACGTTATGAGCGTGGATGCTTTTTATCGTATATTTTACGCAAGTACCCAGTTTCTAAATGTGTATACACTTGGACTGTTGAAAGATTTTCATGACCAAGTAATAACTGTAATGAACGTAAATCAGCACCATTTTTGAGCATATGAGTTGCTAATGAATGACGCAATTTATGCGGTGAAATTGAACGTTTTATGCCTGATTTTTTTGAAAGATTTTTCAAAATAGTCCAAAATGCTTGTCGTGTTATTGGACGTACTTTACCGCCATAACAAACAGGGAACAAATAATCAGTTTTTCTACGAGCTTCATCAACTGCAATGAATTCTTTATGTGCAGTTTCAAGGTACTTTTTGAGCATACTCATGATATGTGCAGGTACCGGCACCATGCGTCCTCTGCCACCTTTGCCTGCAACAGCAACAAAGCCGGTATCAAAATGAACGTCAGTACGTTTTAAATTGATTAATTCACTGATACGCATACCTGAAACATATAACAAATAAAGCATGATTTTATTACGATAACCATTTGAATTAATCTCTTTATCTGCAGCTTCAAGTAACTGCTGGACTTCTTCTTCAGTCAAATATGAAGGAAGACGCTTTTCTAGTTTTGGAAAAGCTAATTCACGTGCAATATTTTCAAAACCAAGATGTTTATTAAGATAATTATAAAATGATTTTAAAGAAGAAATTTTACGTGACATACTACGTGCTTTTAAATCTTCTTTTTTTAACCACTGCAAGTATTGCTTAAGATCTGGTAATGTTATTTGTTCAACGCGCATTTTCTTTTTGGACATCCAATCTGAGAATTGTTGAATATCACGTTTATATGCATCGAATGTATTTACTGACACACGTTTTTCGGTCAATAGATACCCACAGAATTTTTGGACAATAGCATTACTCATTACTGACACCTCATTGAGTTTAATTATGTAAATGATATATTAATGTTTAATTATAGATTTACATAATATCACATCTATAGATTGTTGCAACTTATGTTCTGTTTTTTTATGAGTAACTTTCTTACCGGTCATATTATTTGTTATCTAAGTTGAGTCATATATATGATTTTTCTTGAAATATGTTATTGTTTTAAACAATTATTATGATTAATACAGATTTTTTTTTATTTATATAGGAAAATAATGAACAAACAGATGCTTATACTACTTGTATCTACAGCAGCTACATATCCCGCAGATAACTCACAAATACGTCTTTCCAGTTCAGAAGAATTTTATCAATGTCTGAGCGGCCAACCAATTCAAAATCAAGAAAAAATTGAACAAA
Above is a genomic segment from Candidatus Dependentiae bacterium containing:
- the xerA gene encoding site-specific tyrosine recombinase/integron integrase; the protein is MSNAIVQKFCGYLLTEKRVSVNTFDAYKRDIQQFSDWMSKKKMRVEQITLPDLKQYLQWLKKEDLKARSMSRKISSLKSFYNYLNKHLGFENIARELAFPKLEKRLPSYLTEEEVQQLLEAADKEINSNGYRNKIMLYLLYVSGMRISELINLKRTDVHFDTGFVAVAGKGGRGRMVPVPAHIMSMLKKYLETAHKEFIAVDEARRKTDYLFPVCYGGKVRPITRQAFWTILKNLSKKSGIKRSISPHKLRHSLATHMLKNGADLRSLQLLLGHENLSTVQVYTHLETGYLRKIYDKKHPRS